The following are encoded together in the Pyxidicoccus xibeiensis genome:
- a CDS encoding Ig-like domain-containing protein yields the protein MLRRNWLPALLTAVLVTMGSGCGDECVDSFDCRNDNGQPAEGKEWTCNDGTCEQRDLTTPPPPPPEDAGTDAGTDAGTDAGTDAGTDAGTDAGTDAGVTCTDTATGGAQDQGCTAANPVCDTTTNTCKACLDSDQAGGEDTGCSAATPFCKTDEAGGAGVCKACLDSDQAGGQDTGCAAAAPFCKTDEAGGAGACKACLDTAQAAELDQGCSTPTNICDITAANGVGQCKVCVTTGGTAVGCQGSQTCNAAGTACEGCADDTSCAPETPVCRTDTQPTACVECTSTSDARCDESKPVCNANNLCGCTTNTQCADEPGTRDFCDTAAANGRGLCEVCVTDANCAGIDPNRPVCNGKTACVQCVTNAHCSLTQTCNTTNNTCENSSVPTTPAQTSAQIQAFIAAAAGNLASPLPITGGFVTFLKPAVPGQAATEPSGFFLQAEAAGPAMFVSDATAAGQVAVGDRVSFNVTVKTVTSGVDIASTVTDFSVVTRGLPVQNLNTATPAGLKVDHTDTGTLVSALNDVESELIYLTGDIETADGAQGTGFAGFQITTDGITAPAATFRLRVPDALVTELDITPGCAFTLNNGAMWRFTASAQPSAFSSSDLTVSTCPAPKLVSAAARSLTEVVLTFDRFISAASITDAAAQFTFTEGLTASAAQVSGKQVIVTTSAQTPGTSYTATVATSVTDRAGTPVSGTANTGTFTGYRTAAVLRLTEVQPNFAGNADLIELQVVSAGTTAGLVIHQDAIAPIRVLATLPDVGVAEGDIIVVHINGTAQNDERTAKDQFPSSATPGNYDTAWDFRGAGGAGNGDIQYSSRVIMVRDGAGTIQDAVPFYRTGVTPPGAFPSNLQAIQAAGQWLPADCTGQACTPTSTPTSNDVSVNWTGILTTTATTVRRINATDTNLAADWAVGASSFGVANP from the coding sequence ATGCTCAGACGGAATTGGCTTCCGGCTCTCTTGACCGCCGTGCTGGTCACGATGGGCTCGGGCTGTGGAGACGAGTGCGTCGATTCGTTCGACTGTCGCAATGACAATGGTCAGCCCGCAGAGGGCAAGGAGTGGACCTGCAACGACGGTACGTGCGAGCAGCGCGACCTCACCACGCCGCCGCCTCCTCCTCCGGAAGATGCGGGCACGGATGCCGGGACGGACGCGGGTACGGACGCTGGCACCGATGCCGGTACGGACGCGGGCACGGATGCCGGTACGGACGCGGGCGTGACGTGCACGGATACCGCCACGGGCGGCGCCCAGGACCAGGGCTGCACCGCTGCGAACCCCGTCTGCGACACCACGACCAACACGTGCAAGGCGTGCCTCGACTCGGACCAGGCCGGTGGCGAAGACACGGGCTGCTCGGCTGCGACGCCCTTCTGCAAGACCGATGAGGCGGGCGGCGCGGGTGTGTGCAAGGCGTGCCTCGACTCGGACCAGGCCGGTGGCCAGGACACGGGCTGCGCGGCCGCGGCGCCCTTCTGCAAGACCGATGAGGCCGGTGGCGCGGGCGCGTGCAAGGCGTGCCTCGACACGGCGCAGGCCGCAGAGCTGGACCAGGGCTGCAGCACGCCGACCAACATCTGTGACATCACCGCCGCCAACGGCGTCGGTCAGTGCAAGGTGTGTGTGACGACCGGTGGTACCGCCGTCGGTTGCCAGGGCAGCCAGACCTGCAACGCGGCCGGCACGGCCTGCGAGGGCTGCGCGGACGACACCTCATGCGCCCCGGAGACCCCGGTGTGCCGCACGGACACGCAGCCGACGGCCTGCGTCGAGTGCACCAGCACCAGCGATGCCCGCTGTGACGAGAGCAAGCCGGTGTGCAACGCCAACAACCTCTGCGGCTGCACGACGAACACGCAGTGCGCGGACGAGCCGGGCACCCGTGACTTCTGCGACACCGCCGCCGCCAACGGCCGCGGCCTGTGCGAGGTGTGCGTGACGGACGCCAACTGCGCGGGCATCGACCCGAACCGGCCTGTCTGCAACGGCAAGACGGCCTGCGTCCAGTGCGTCACCAACGCGCACTGCTCACTGACCCAGACGTGCAACACCACGAACAACACCTGCGAGAACTCGAGCGTCCCCACGACTCCGGCGCAGACCAGCGCGCAGATTCAGGCATTCATCGCCGCTGCCGCTGGCAACCTGGCGAGTCCGTTGCCCATCACCGGTGGTTTCGTCACCTTCCTCAAGCCCGCGGTGCCCGGGCAGGCGGCCACCGAGCCGTCGGGCTTCTTCCTCCAGGCAGAGGCCGCCGGCCCCGCGATGTTCGTGTCCGATGCCACGGCGGCTGGCCAGGTGGCCGTCGGTGACCGGGTCAGCTTCAACGTGACCGTCAAGACGGTCACCAGCGGGGTGGATATCGCCTCGACGGTGACGGACTTCTCCGTGGTGACCCGCGGTCTCCCGGTGCAGAACCTCAATACGGCCACCCCCGCTGGCCTGAAGGTCGATCACACGGATACGGGCACCCTGGTGTCCGCCCTGAATGACGTGGAGTCCGAGCTCATCTACCTGACCGGCGATATCGAAACCGCGGATGGAGCACAGGGAACCGGATTCGCAGGCTTCCAGATCACCACCGATGGAATCACGGCCCCTGCCGCCACCTTCCGGCTCCGCGTGCCCGATGCCCTGGTCACCGAGCTCGACATCACTCCGGGCTGCGCGTTCACGCTGAACAATGGCGCCATGTGGCGCTTCACCGCCAGCGCACAGCCGTCGGCATTCTCCTCCTCTGACCTCACGGTTTCGACCTGCCCGGCGCCCAAGCTCGTGTCCGCGGCTGCGCGCTCCCTGACGGAAGTCGTGCTGACGTTCGACCGATTCATCTCCGCGGCAAGCATCACCGACGCCGCCGCACAGTTCACCTTCACGGAAGGGCTGACGGCCTCGGCCGCACAGGTCAGTGGCAAGCAAGTCATCGTGACGACGAGCGCCCAGACGCCCGGAACCAGCTACACCGCCACCGTTGCCACGAGTGTCACGGATAGGGCCGGAACCCCTGTCTCGGGCACGGCGAACACTGGAACCTTCACGGGCTACCGCACGGCTGCCGTTCTGCGGCTCACCGAGGTGCAGCCAAACTTCGCTGGCAATGCGGACCTGATCGAGCTGCAGGTCGTCAGCGCGGGTACGACCGCCGGGCTTGTCATCCACCAGGACGCAATCGCGCCCATCCGGGTGCTGGCGACCCTGCCGGACGTGGGTGTTGCCGAGGGTGACATCATCGTGGTGCACATCAATGGCACGGCCCAGAACGATGAGCGCACCGCCAAGGACCAGTTCCCGTCCAGCGCGACGCCTGGCAACTACGACACTGCATGGGACTTCCGGGGCGCCGGCGGTGCAGGCAATGGCGACATCCAGTACTCCAGCCGCGTCATCATGGTGAGAGATGGGGCCGGCACGATTCAGGATGCCGTGCCCTTCTACAGGACCGGTGTGACTCCGCCAGGCGCGTTCCCGAGCAACCTGCAGGCCATCCAGGCGGCGGGACAGTGGTTGCCCGCTGATTGCACGGGCCAGGCGTGCACGCCCACGTCGACGCCCACTTCCAATGACGTGTCTGTCAACTGGACGGGAATCCTGACGACCACGGCCACCACGGTCCGCCGGATCAACGCCACCGATACGAACCTGGCGGCTGATTGGGCAGTGGGCGCATCGTCCTTCGGTGTCGCCAATCCGTAG
- a CDS encoding IgA Peptidase M64: MMRALLVLLLATSASAAAPRTFRVDYFHTGNATEERFSIDKVVLEPLPWPGHPERAIDETNLGKYLFEVRDRTSNRLLFSRGFASIYGEWEITTEARSMHRTFHESLRFPAPERPVQVLLKKRDAQNAFREVWSLVVDPKGMFVDPSSPPSPGPLLKLLESGPPEQKVDLLILGDGYTEAERPKFEKDARRMVDILFTFSPFKERKADFNVWGLVPAAAQSGISRPSTGVHRRSPVGTTYDAFGSERYVLTFDNKAFRETAAFAPYEFVEILANGNTYGGGGIFGLYGTVAADSLWAPYVFVHEFGHHFAGLADEYYTSESVYVPAADRLEPWEKNVTALHAPEQLKWKHLVSQATPLPTPWDKAGYEKHATDVQHRRRQVRAQRKPESDMDALFLSQRDWEEKFLSTQKYSGRVGAFEGAMYEPRGYYRPQLDCVMFTRDRVPFCAVCQGAISEVIDLYAGPPKRAPRATP, translated from the coding sequence ATGATGCGTGCCCTCCTCGTCCTGTTGCTGGCCACGAGCGCCTCCGCCGCGGCTCCCCGCACCTTCCGGGTCGACTACTTTCACACCGGCAATGCCACCGAGGAGCGCTTCAGCATCGACAAGGTGGTCCTCGAGCCGCTGCCCTGGCCCGGCCATCCCGAGCGAGCCATCGACGAGACGAACCTCGGCAAGTACCTCTTCGAGGTGCGGGACAGGACGTCGAACCGGCTCCTGTTCTCGCGCGGCTTCGCCTCCATCTACGGCGAGTGGGAAATCACCACCGAGGCGCGGAGCATGCACCGCACCTTCCACGAGTCGCTGCGCTTCCCCGCCCCGGAGCGCCCCGTCCAGGTGCTCCTCAAGAAGCGGGATGCGCAGAACGCCTTCCGCGAGGTCTGGTCGCTGGTGGTGGACCCGAAGGGGATGTTCGTGGACCCGTCCTCGCCCCCTTCACCCGGCCCGCTGCTGAAGCTGCTGGAGAGCGGACCGCCGGAGCAGAAGGTGGACCTGCTCATCCTCGGCGACGGTTACACCGAGGCCGAGCGCCCCAAGTTCGAGAAGGACGCCCGCCGCATGGTGGACATCCTCTTCACCTTCTCGCCCTTCAAGGAGCGCAAGGCGGACTTCAACGTGTGGGGCCTGGTGCCCGCCGCCGCGCAGTCCGGCATCTCCCGCCCCTCCACGGGCGTCCACCGGCGCTCGCCCGTGGGCACCACCTATGACGCCTTCGGCAGCGAGCGCTATGTCCTCACCTTCGACAACAAGGCCTTCCGCGAGACGGCCGCCTTCGCGCCCTACGAGTTCGTGGAAATCCTGGCCAATGGCAACACGTACGGCGGCGGGGGCATCTTCGGCCTCTACGGCACCGTGGCCGCCGACAGCCTGTGGGCGCCGTATGTCTTCGTCCACGAGTTCGGCCACCACTTCGCGGGCCTCGCCGACGAGTACTACACCTCCGAGTCCGTCTACGTCCCCGCCGCGGACCGGCTCGAGCCGTGGGAGAAGAACGTCACCGCGCTCCACGCTCCCGAGCAGCTCAAGTGGAAGCACCTGGTGTCACAGGCGACTCCGCTTCCCACGCCCTGGGACAAGGCCGGGTACGAGAAACACGCCACGGACGTGCAGCATCGCCGCCGGCAGGTCCGCGCCCAGCGCAAGCCGGAGTCGGACATGGATGCCCTCTTCCTGTCCCAGCGGGACTGGGAGGAGAAGTTCCTATCCACGCAGAAGTACTCGGGTCGGGTGGGCGCCTTCGAGGGGGCCATGTACGAGCCCCGGGGGTACTACCGGCCCCAGCTCGACTGCGTGATGTTCACCCGGGACCGCGTGCCGTTCTGCGCGGTGTGTCAGGGCGCCATCTCGGAGGTCATCGACCTGTACGCGGGCCCGCCGAAGCGGGCTCCGCGCGCGACTCCTTGA
- a CDS encoding PEGA domain-containing protein → MVIADGDCKDAELGSQAKAFLDALASRPEQETLSAAEFGERLFPQANKSYEDLQRQLEAAQDQFYEGRNARAAQAVDEALQQITRLPVGDMRWKLFVDAQLLHGLNYRTLGKVKESDAAFRSVLRLQPEYTLDPDQFAPSLRQSFDKLKRDLARTPRVKLSVKSTLPAADVYLDGLKVGQTPLTLDVIAGTYDLTLVKGTATSFPRQVQVQGADTPLLIDVAYESSVSANPFPCITSTDGNDERTLSHAVRLGGTLGVEEVIVVRLERTSSGPKWFAATVLNVEGGQKLREGGFKTQGMDAPSEALPALVDFVTTGRSPSNLVVMNANGKAPWEQPGSAQRGGTDVNASNQLSSSRSASGLRVASYVALGAGVAALGGAGVVRLMAQKDVNALEKRLDNGRILSTDREALVLRDSLAKKSNVLNGLLVGGGAAVATGAVLFLLSPSAPPPVSVGLSTDGEGASATLSGSF, encoded by the coding sequence ATGGTGATAGCCGACGGCGACTGCAAGGACGCGGAGCTGGGCAGTCAGGCCAAGGCGTTCCTGGATGCGCTCGCGTCGCGCCCCGAGCAGGAGACGCTGAGCGCCGCCGAGTTCGGTGAGCGGCTCTTCCCCCAGGCCAACAAGAGCTACGAGGACCTCCAGCGCCAGCTCGAGGCCGCCCAGGACCAGTTCTACGAAGGCCGCAACGCCAGGGCGGCCCAGGCCGTCGACGAAGCGCTCCAGCAGATCACCCGCCTGCCCGTGGGAGACATGCGCTGGAAGCTCTTCGTGGACGCCCAGCTCCTCCACGGCCTGAACTACCGCACCCTGGGCAAGGTGAAGGAGAGCGACGCCGCGTTCCGCAGCGTGTTGCGGCTCCAGCCGGAGTACACGCTCGACCCGGACCAGTTCGCCCCGTCCCTGCGGCAGTCCTTCGACAAGCTGAAGCGAGACCTGGCCCGGACGCCCAGGGTGAAGCTGTCCGTGAAGTCCACGCTGCCCGCGGCGGACGTGTACCTCGACGGGCTCAAGGTTGGACAGACGCCGCTGACGCTCGACGTGATTGCAGGCACCTACGACCTCACCCTGGTGAAGGGCACCGCCACCAGCTTCCCCCGTCAGGTCCAGGTGCAGGGCGCCGACACGCCCCTGCTCATCGACGTGGCTTATGAGAGCTCCGTGTCCGCCAATCCCTTCCCCTGCATCACCTCCACGGATGGAAATGACGAGCGGACCCTCAGTCATGCCGTCCGGCTGGGTGGCACGCTCGGCGTGGAGGAGGTCATCGTCGTCCGGCTGGAGCGCACGAGCAGCGGCCCGAAGTGGTTCGCCGCCACCGTGCTCAACGTCGAGGGGGGCCAGAAGCTGCGCGAGGGAGGCTTCAAGACGCAGGGAATGGATGCTCCGTCGGAAGCCCTCCCCGCCCTCGTGGACTTCGTGACCACGGGCCGCTCCCCCTCCAACCTCGTCGTGATGAATGCCAATGGCAAGGCCCCCTGGGAGCAGCCGGGCAGTGCGCAGCGGGGTGGAACAGACGTCAACGCGAGCAATCAGCTCTCGTCGTCCCGTTCGGCCTCAGGGCTGCGGGTAGCGTCCTATGTGGCGCTCGGCGCGGGCGTGGCGGCGCTCGGCGGCGCGGGCGTGGTGCGGCTCATGGCCCAGAAGGACGTGAATGCGCTGGAGAAGCGGCTCGACAATGGCCGCATCCTGTCCACCGACAGGGAGGCCCTGGTGCTGCGCGACTCCCTGGCGAAGAAGAGCAACGTCCTCAACGGGCTGCTCGTCGGTGGCGGCGCCGCGGTGGCCACGGGCGCGGTGCTCTTCCTGCTGTCCCCGTCCGCTCCGCCTCCTGTCTCGGTGGGGCTCTCCACCGATGGTGAGGGCGCCTCGGCCACGCTGTCCGGCTCCTTCTGA
- a CDS encoding SDR family oxidoreductase encodes MKRGWKDRIIVITGASSGIGRATALALAKKGAHVVLAARREDPLDDLARECEARGVRALVVPTDVSDSKAVHHLADEALAAFGHFDAWINNAGVYLMGSLEQTPDDAFRHLMETNFFGTVTGTRVAVTQFRHQGYGTLVNVSSTFGAVAAPYVSAYVASKHAVRGFSASVRQEMLNTGIDVCTVLPAAIDTPLWQHTANYTGWRIRPVEPVYTPERVARAILRVLRKPRHEVLVGPAARGFAAMHGLMPATFERTMRGVTSSQHFEKVRQGHTSGSLFRPMAEGTGTSGGYHSAGKQWLRRLLFAGGLVAAASSFRKGGAGRRLGVRVAHALAS; translated from the coding sequence ATGAAGCGGGGATGGAAGGACCGGATCATCGTCATCACCGGAGCGTCGAGCGGCATCGGCCGGGCCACCGCGCTCGCGCTGGCGAAGAAGGGCGCCCATGTGGTGCTCGCCGCCCGCCGTGAGGACCCTCTCGATGACCTGGCTCGCGAGTGCGAGGCCCGGGGCGTGCGCGCCCTCGTCGTCCCCACCGACGTCTCGGACTCCAAGGCCGTGCACCACCTCGCCGACGAGGCCCTCGCCGCGTTCGGCCACTTCGACGCGTGGATCAACAACGCCGGCGTCTACCTCATGGGCAGCCTCGAGCAGACCCCCGACGATGCCTTTCGCCACCTCATGGAGACCAACTTCTTCGGCACCGTCACTGGCACCCGCGTCGCCGTGACGCAGTTCCGCCACCAGGGCTACGGCACCCTCGTCAACGTCTCCTCCACCTTCGGCGCCGTCGCCGCGCCGTACGTCAGCGCCTACGTCGCCTCCAAGCACGCCGTGCGCGGCTTCTCCGCCTCCGTCCGCCAGGAGATGCTCAACACCGGCATCGACGTGTGCACCGTGCTGCCCGCCGCCATCGACACGCCGCTGTGGCAGCACACCGCCAACTACACCGGCTGGCGCATCCGCCCCGTGGAGCCCGTCTACACCCCGGAGCGCGTGGCCCGGGCCATCCTCCGCGTCCTGCGCAAGCCCAGGCACGAGGTGCTCGTCGGCCCCGCCGCCCGGGGCTTCGCCGCCATGCACGGCCTCATGCCCGCCACCTTCGAGCGGACCATGCGCGGCGTCACCAGCTCCCAGCACTTCGAGAAGGTGCGCCAGGGCCATACCTCCGGTAGCCTCTTCCGCCCCATGGCCGAGGGCACCGGCACCTCCGGTGGCTACCACTCGGCCGGCAAGCAGTGGCTCCGCCGGCTGCTGTTCGCTGGGGGACTCGTCGCGGCGGCCTCATCCTTCCGCAAGGGAGGGGCCGGACGAAGACTCGGAGTGCGCGTCGCCCACGCGCTCGCGAGCTGA
- a CDS encoding diacylglycerol/lipid kinase family protein, producing the protein MTNIAVLVNLRARRGSEGVGGLVERFLPRARVALTRSLEEARAWISDTLRPNPPSLLLAGGGDGTITGLLNELRTAGVALPAIGVLPLGTGNAWARVTGAPRPALALKQISAMGERLPPLRPFSLVRVEGKVAPFAGTGWDAEMIQDFKNQLASAGPLAGTQAGLRGYLGAMFTRTVPRHVFGEGNPNVSVYNLGDTALTVDSRGAVQPVTHGDKGALLYQGPAGVAGAATTPEWGFGFKAFPFAQAVPHRLSVRVYGATVLEATRNMFKLWRGEHPMPRMHDWFVQRLRMDFDREVPFQMGGDVIGMRRSLEFDLAEESVQLVDWRQLSRMVRV; encoded by the coding sequence ATGACCAACATCGCCGTCCTCGTCAACCTGCGCGCCCGCCGAGGCTCTGAAGGAGTGGGAGGCCTCGTGGAGCGCTTCCTGCCTCGCGCCCGTGTGGCCCTCACCCGCTCGCTCGAGGAGGCCCGTGCCTGGATTTCCGACACGCTCCGGCCCAACCCGCCCTCCCTGCTGCTCGCCGGAGGAGGGGACGGAACGATTACCGGGCTCCTCAACGAGCTGCGCACGGCCGGAGTCGCGCTGCCCGCCATCGGCGTGCTGCCGCTGGGGACCGGCAATGCCTGGGCCCGCGTCACGGGGGCACCCCGGCCCGCGCTCGCGCTGAAGCAGATCTCCGCCATGGGCGAGCGCCTGCCGCCCCTGCGGCCCTTCTCCCTGGTGCGCGTGGAGGGAAAGGTGGCGCCCTTCGCCGGCACGGGCTGGGACGCGGAGATGATTCAGGACTTCAAGAACCAGCTCGCCAGCGCCGGTCCACTGGCCGGCACCCAGGCCGGCCTGCGCGGCTACCTCGGGGCCATGTTCACCCGGACGGTGCCCCGCCACGTGTTCGGCGAGGGCAATCCCAACGTGTCCGTCTACAACCTGGGTGACACCGCGCTCACCGTGGACTCGCGGGGCGCGGTGCAGCCGGTGACTCACGGGGACAAGGGCGCGCTGCTGTATCAGGGGCCCGCGGGCGTGGCCGGCGCGGCCACCACGCCCGAGTGGGGCTTCGGCTTCAAGGCCTTCCCCTTCGCCCAGGCGGTGCCGCACCGGCTGTCCGTGCGCGTGTATGGCGCCACGGTGCTGGAGGCCACGCGCAACATGTTCAAGCTGTGGCGCGGAGAGCACCCGATGCCGCGCATGCACGACTGGTTCGTCCAGCGCCTGCGCATGGACTTCGACCGCGAGGTGCCGTTCCAGATGGGCGGGGACGTCATCGGCATGCGCCGCTCGCTGGAGTTCGACCTGGCCGAGGAGAGCGTCCAGCTCGTCGACTGGCGCCAGCTCTCGCGCATGGTTCGCGTGTAG
- a CDS encoding tyrosine phosphatase family protein, producing the protein MGSEPDTLPVIEILPRGQAVKRLMSRTPGKEVGCLVSIGDPGQRHPVGFLRAEHRLRLLFHDVTEDSESYSAPTAEDVARIIQFARGHLGTTRKVLVHCEAGISRSTASATILYAVWLGPGREAEAVERVFQAVPEARPNATLIRLADAQLERGGALIDAVARRLAAAESLRP; encoded by the coding sequence ATGGGCTCCGAGCCGGACACGCTCCCCGTCATCGAAATCCTCCCGCGGGGGCAGGCCGTGAAGCGGCTGATGTCCCGCACCCCGGGCAAGGAAGTGGGGTGCCTCGTGTCCATCGGCGACCCGGGCCAGCGTCACCCCGTGGGCTTCCTGCGCGCGGAGCACCGCCTGCGGCTGCTGTTCCATGACGTGACGGAGGACTCGGAGTCGTACTCCGCGCCCACGGCCGAGGACGTCGCGAGAATCATCCAGTTCGCCCGGGGGCACCTGGGCACCACGCGCAAGGTGCTCGTGCACTGTGAGGCGGGCATCAGCCGCTCCACCGCGTCCGCCACCATCCTCTACGCGGTGTGGCTGGGCCCGGGCCGCGAGGCGGAGGCCGTGGAGCGGGTGTTCCAGGCCGTGCCCGAGGCCCGGCCGAATGCCACCCTCATCCGACTGGCGGACGCGCAACTGGAGCGGGGTGGGGCGCTCATCGACGCGGTGGCGCGGCGGCTCGCGGCGGCGGAGTCGCTGCGTCCCTGA
- a CDS encoding NUDIX hydrolase → MSHTYEYPRPALTVDCVVFGLDDEDLKVLLIRRGVEPFAGRWALPGGFVRMDEALDTAARRELEEEAGIRPGHMEQLYTFGAPERDPRGRVVTVAYFALVKLSDHTLHAATDAREAAWFSVWDTPKLAFDHADILSTALQRLKGKVRYQPIGFELLPPKFTLTQLQRLYEIVLERQLDKRNFRKKILAMDLLEELDEVEQDVSHRAARLYRFDHKKYKQLEKAGFNFEL, encoded by the coding sequence GTGAGCCACACCTACGAGTACCCGAGACCGGCACTGACGGTGGACTGCGTCGTCTTCGGCCTGGATGACGAGGACCTGAAGGTGCTGCTCATCCGCCGGGGCGTGGAGCCCTTCGCGGGGCGGTGGGCGCTGCCGGGCGGCTTCGTGCGGATGGACGAGGCCCTGGACACCGCCGCGCGCCGGGAGCTGGAGGAAGAGGCCGGCATCCGCCCCGGGCACATGGAGCAGCTCTACACCTTCGGCGCTCCGGAGCGGGACCCCCGGGGACGCGTCGTCACCGTGGCCTACTTCGCGCTGGTGAAGCTCAGCGACCACACGCTGCACGCGGCCACGGACGCGCGCGAGGCGGCGTGGTTCTCCGTCTGGGACACGCCGAAGCTGGCGTTCGACCACGCGGACATCCTCTCCACCGCGCTGCAGCGGCTCAAGGGCAAGGTCCGCTACCAGCCCATCGGCTTCGAGCTGCTGCCTCCCAAGTTCACCCTTACCCAGCTCCAGCGCCTGTACGAAATCGTCCTGGAGCGGCAGCTCGACAAGCGGAACTTCCGGAAGAAGATTCTCGCCATGGACCTGCTGGAGGAGCTGGACGAGGTGGAGCAGGACGTCTCCCACCGCGCCGCGCGCCTCTACCGGTTCGACCACAAGAAATACAAACAGCTGGAGAAGGCGGGCTTCAACTTCGAGCTCTGA
- a CDS encoding protein phosphatase 2C domain-containing protein gives MSALPFDIAAASVQGREHARAGRNNQDALCVRASEHGLVAVVADGCGSQPCSELGAQLGVRRLAQAALVRLAEGEHVDEATFLPGLREDVLCLLGELRGELGRDALGDFLFTLVGAVVTPSKTLVFSAGDGVWALNGEVHPLGPFPGNAPPYLAYALLRGDDTTLSTQALVPTEDVHALLLGTDGVADLARLASARLPDKEETVGPLSRLWTDDRYFANPDALRRRLSLLNREAVRADFGERRLVRTPGLLPDDTTLVVLRRRMGRA, from the coding sequence ATGTCCGCGCTGCCCTTCGACATCGCCGCCGCCTCGGTGCAGGGACGTGAGCACGCTCGGGCGGGGCGCAACAACCAGGATGCGCTGTGCGTCCGTGCCAGCGAGCACGGCCTGGTGGCGGTGGTGGCGGACGGGTGCGGCAGCCAGCCGTGCAGTGAGCTGGGCGCGCAGCTCGGCGTGAGGCGGCTGGCACAGGCGGCGCTGGTACGGCTGGCGGAAGGGGAGCACGTGGACGAGGCGACGTTCCTGCCCGGCCTGCGCGAGGACGTGCTGTGCCTGCTGGGAGAGCTCCGGGGGGAGCTGGGCAGGGACGCACTGGGGGACTTCCTCTTCACGCTGGTGGGCGCGGTGGTGACGCCCTCGAAGACGCTCGTCTTCTCGGCGGGGGACGGGGTGTGGGCGCTCAACGGCGAGGTGCACCCGCTCGGGCCGTTTCCGGGCAACGCGCCGCCGTACCTCGCCTATGCGCTGCTGCGCGGGGACGACACGACGCTGTCCACCCAGGCGCTGGTGCCGACGGAGGACGTGCACGCGCTGCTGCTCGGGACGGATGGCGTGGCGGACCTGGCGCGGCTCGCCTCGGCGCGCCTCCCCGACAAGGAGGAGACGGTGGGGCCGCTGTCGCGGCTCTGGACGGACGACCGGTACTTCGCCAACCCGGACGCACTGCGCCGCCGTCTGTCATTGCTCAACCGCGAGGCCGTGCGTGCCGACTTCGGGGAGCGGCGCCTGGTGCGCACGCCGGGGCTCCTGCCCGACGACACCACGCTGGTGGTGCTGCGCCGCCGCATGGGGAGGGCATGA
- a CDS encoding cysteine hydrolase family protein, with translation MKTQVKELPLPGFYRAANAGEYGYGANAGKLQDAAVSWRAANDISVAATDKFNLHLLLIDVQKDFCFPEGSLYVAGRSGRGAVDDSRRIAEFIYRNLGALTNVTATLDTHFSHQIFFPSFWVDQDDKPLTPYREVTREQIERGQARPNPAMAKWLCGGNYPWLLKQVKYYCEELERAGKYTLYLWPPHCLLGSDGHALAGVVQEARLFHSFTRGMQSWAEVKGGNPLTENYSVMRPEVLSRHDGQPLAQRNTQFLKTLLTADAVVIAGQAASHCVKSSIDDLLGEIVAQDAALARKVYLLTDCMSAVTVPDGKGGFAADFTPQADAALKRFADAGMHLVRSTDPLASWPDLRIA, from the coding sequence ATGAAGACGCAAGTGAAGGAGCTGCCGCTTCCGGGGTTCTACCGGGCCGCCAATGCAGGGGAGTACGGCTACGGTGCGAATGCGGGGAAGCTGCAGGACGCGGCGGTGTCCTGGCGGGCGGCCAATGACATCTCCGTGGCGGCCACGGACAAGTTCAACCTGCACCTGCTGCTCATCGACGTGCAGAAGGACTTCTGCTTCCCCGAGGGCTCGCTCTACGTGGCGGGCCGCAGCGGGCGCGGGGCCGTGGACGACAGCCGCCGCATCGCCGAGTTCATCTACCGCAACCTCGGCGCGCTGACGAACGTCACCGCGACGCTCGACACGCACTTCTCGCATCAGATCTTCTTCCCGTCCTTCTGGGTGGACCAGGACGACAAGCCGCTGACGCCGTACCGCGAGGTGACGCGCGAGCAGATTGAGCGCGGGCAGGCGCGGCCGAACCCCGCGATGGCGAAGTGGCTGTGCGGGGGCAACTACCCGTGGCTCCTGAAGCAGGTGAAGTATTACTGCGAGGAGCTGGAGCGGGCGGGGAAGTACACGCTGTACCTGTGGCCGCCGCACTGCCTGCTCGGCAGCGACGGGCACGCGCTGGCGGGCGTGGTGCAGGAGGCGCGGCTGTTCCACTCGTTCACCCGCGGCATGCAGTCGTGGGCGGAGGTGAAGGGCGGCAACCCGCTGACGGAGAACTACTCGGTGATGCGGCCGGAGGTGCTGTCGCGGCATGACGGGCAGCCGCTGGCGCAGCGGAACACGCAGTTCCTGAAGACGCTGCTGACGGCGGACGCGGTGGTGATTGCCGGCCAGGCGGCGAGCCACTGCGTGAAGAGCTCCATCGACGACCTGCTGGGAGAGATTGTCGCGCAGGACGCGGCGCTGGCTCGCAAGGTGTACCTGCTCACGGACTGCATGTCCGCGGTGACGGTGCCGGACGGGAAGGGCGGCTTCGCGGCGGACTTCACCCCGCAGGCGGATGCGGCGCTGAAGCGCTTCGCGGACGCGGGCATGCACCTGGTGCGGTCCACGGACCCGCTGGCGAGCTGGCCGGACCTGCGCATCGCGTGA